One Alligator mississippiensis isolate rAllMis1 chromosome 1, rAllMis1, whole genome shotgun sequence genomic window carries:
- the LOC102560376 gene encoding olfactory receptor 52K1: protein MLVPSSNVTGNTTTVFLVGILGLEAAHIWITVPLCFIYMVTVVTNCTNMYVIWIKASLHEPMHLFLCMLALTDLVGSTSVLPKMLYLFWFGSREIDFNTCLTQMFFIHSLSIMESAVLVAMALDHYVAICKPLRCASILTNSVIVKIGCLAVISSVVLMAPLSILAARLPYCKTNIIPHTYCKHMGIVRLACANALIGNIYGLVVALLVMDLDLLFIAMSYAKILLSVLKCAMPPGMAKAFSTCGSHVCVIVLVYIPAFFSFLTHRFGHNAAPYIHILIGNFYILVPPFCNPIVYGVKTKAIQGKVLHLFQRKKGLS, encoded by the coding sequence ATGCTAGTCCCCAGCAGCAATGTCACAGGGAACACTACAACAGTCTTCTTGGTGGGCATCCTGGGCCTGGAGGCAGCTCACATCTGGATCACCGTCCCTCTGTGCTTCATCTACATGGTGACAGTGGTGACAAACTGTACCAACATGTATGTCATTTGGATCAAGGCCAGCTTGCATGAGCCCATGCACCTGTTCCTCTGCATGCTCGCCCTCACTGACCTGGTTGGTTCCACATCTGTGTTGCCCAAGATGCTCTACTTATTTTGGTTTGGATCCAGAGAAATTGACTTCAACACATGCCTAACCCAGATGTTCTTCATCCATTCTCTCTCCATCATGGAGTCAGCGGTGCTCGTGGCCATGGCCCTCGATCACTACGTGGCCATATGCAAGCCTCTGAGGTGTGCCTCCATCCTCACAAACTCTGTCATTGTGAAGATAGGCTGCCTGGCTGTCATCAGCAGTGTGGTGCTGATGGCCCCGCTCTCCATCCTCGCTGCCAGGCTGCCCTACTGCAAGACCAATATCATCCCTCACACATACTGCAAGCACATGGGCATTGTGAGGCTGGCCTGTGCCAATGCCTTAATTGGCAACATCTATGGTTTGGTGGTGGCACTCCTTGTCATGGATTTAGATTTGCTATTCATCGCCATGTCCTATGCAAAGATTCTCCTAAGTGTGCTGAAGTGTGCCATGCCTCCTGGGATGGCAAAGGCCTTTAGCACCTGTGGTTCCCACGTGTGCGTGATTGTCCTGGTCTATATCCCAGCCTTCTTCTCCTTCCTGACTCACCGATTTGGCCACAATGCGGCTCCCTACATTCACATCCTCATAGGCAATTTCTATATCTTGGTGCCCCCATTCTGCAACCCCATCGTATATGGTGTGAAAACCAAGGCCATCCAAGGCAAGGTGCTCCATCTCTTCCAAAGAAAAAAGGGCCTGTCCTGA